A window of Candidatus Zixiibacteriota bacterium genomic DNA:
CGCCCGACTGAACGGACTCAACCTCCAGTACGATGAACTGCGAAATATCAAGCGGATAGTCATCACGGCCTGTGGCACTTCGTGGCATTCGGGCCTGATCGGAGAGTACCTGATCGAAGAACTGGCGCGACTCCCCGTCGAGGTCGAGTACGCGTCGGAGTTCCGCTACCGCTCGCCGATCCTCGAAGAAGGCACAGTTTTCTTTGCTATCAGCCAGTCCGGCGAAACGGCGGACACTCTGGCGGCGCTTCGCGAAGCAAAGAATCACGGCACCACCTGCCTTGGCGTGGTCAACGTGGTCGGGTCTTCGATCGCCCGTGAGTCCGACGGCGGCGTCTATATCCACGCCGGTCCGGAGATCGGAGTGGCTTCGACCAAAGCGTTTACGTCACAGGTGATGGTGCTCACGCTGATCGGGCTGCTGCTGGGACGGATGCGCTCGGTATCGGTCCAGCAAGGCCGTGAGTTAACCGAGTGGATACAGAAGATCCCGTCACAGGTCGAGCAGATCCTCCGGAACAGTGACCCTGTACAGAGAATCGCCGAGCAGTACGCCCGCGTGAACAACTTCCTGTATCTCGGGCGCGGTATCAATTTCCCGGTAGCGCTCGAAGGGGCGTTAAAGCTCAAGGAGATCTCGTACATCCACGCTGAGGGATACCCGGCTGCCGAGATGAAGCATGGGCCGATCGCGCTGATCGACGAGAATATGCCGGTGGTGGTGATTGCACTGAAAGACCCAGTATATGACAAGGTGATGTCCAACATTGCCGAAGTCCGGGCCCGCAAAGGGCAGGTGATTGCAATTGCCACGGAGGGAGATACTGAGATTGCCGAGCGGGTCAATCACGTCATTTATATTCCGCACACGCACCACCTGTTGACGCCGTTGTTGTCGGTAATTCCGCTGCAGTTGCTGGCATACTATGTCGCGCTGCACCGCGGCTGTCCCGTGGACCAGCCGAGAAATCTGGCGAAGTCGGTGACGGTGGAGTAACAGCTTAGCAGCAGCTTACCAAATCAAGTCTCCTCGACGGCCCGCCGACAATAAGGGTATCGAAGGAGACTTTTCCATGTTTGATACCTTAGAGACACCGGCGAGTACCTCATTCATCAATTTCGAGGCGCAGCAAATCATTACACCCAACCTGAGTCATGGCGAGCGGCTGATCTGGGCAGGACAGCCCAGACAAGGATTTTTCCTCCAGGCCGCGGACATATTCATGATCCCGTTCAGCCTGGCCTGGGGCGGGTTTGCCATCTTCTGGACCCTCACGGCGTATTTCAGCGGTGCTCCCTGGTTTTTTGTGCTCTGGGGCACGCCGTTCGTAGCTGTCGGGCTCTGGCTGATGGTGGGGCGCTTCTTCACCGACTCCCGCTCGCGGGCAAAGACCTATTACGCGGTGACGGACAAGCGAGTACTCTTTGTGAAGGCGGGTAAGAATCAACAGACTACAAGCGTCGATCTGAAATCGGTAGGCGACATTACAT
This region includes:
- the glmS gene encoding glutamine--fructose-6-phosphate transaminase (isomerizing), which codes for MCGIVGYVGYRKALPILMNGLKRLEYRGYDSAGLALLTDNGLWISKSVGKIKMLEEQIGNRDITSTRGIAHTRWATHGEPNELNAHPHTDNYGEIALVHNGIIENFRTLKEFLIRKGVVVRTETDTEIMVHLIRHNYRGDLTEAVREALLQVEGTYGIAVISMLHPDTIVAARKGSPLVIGHGENENFVASDVSAMLEHTNRVVYLQDGEIATITPTDYSITTIQNVKITPSIEEITWTLDMIEKEGYDHFMLKEIHEQSSTIRNAIRGRLNFDDGIARLNGLNLQYDELRNIKRIVITACGTSWHSGLIGEYLIEELARLPVEVEYASEFRYRSPILEEGTVFFAISQSGETADTLAALREAKNHGTTCLGVVNVVGSSIARESDGGVYIHAGPEIGVASTKAFTSQVMVLTLIGLLLGRMRSVSVQQGRELTEWIQKIPSQVEQILRNSDPVQRIAEQYARVNNFLYLGRGINFPVALEGALKLKEISYIHAEGYPAAEMKHGPIALIDENMPVVVIALKDPVYDKVMSNIAEVRARKGQVIAIATEGDTEIAERVNHVIYIPHTHHLLTPLLSVIPLQLLAYYVALHRGCPVDQPRNLAKSVTVE